GGCCATCTTCAATCGCCTGCGCATCGACGACGCCGAGGCGCTCGCCCATCTGAGCGACGCCGACGCCGGCAAGCAGGCCATCCGCCAGCTCCGTGCCGGCCGTTCGGTCACCGCGGTGGTGTCTCCCGAGGGCAGGGTCATGTCGTTCACGCTGCCGATCGGCAACACCGCCGAGCGCGTCGTGCTCGAGCGCGGGGAATCCGGTCTCGCGCTGCGCGAGGCGCCCAGCGCGACGCAGACGAAGATGGTGGAGATGCGCTCGGGCACGATCACCAGCTCGCTGTTCGGTGCCACCGACGCCGCCGGCCTGCCCGACGACGTCGCCACCCAGCTCGCCACGATCTTCGGCACCTGGATCGACTTCCACAGCGACCTGCGCAAGGGCGATCGCTTCAACGTCGTCTACGAGGCCATTTACGAGGACGGCAACCCGGTCAGCGCCGGCCGCATCCTGGCTGCGGAGTTCATCAACAACGGCGAACGCCACGCCGTGGTGCTGTACCGCGGCCCCAGCGGCAAGGAGCAGTACTACAGCGATGACGGCGAGAGCCTGCAGCAGGGTTTCCTGCGCTCGCCGCTGCCGTTCTCGCGTGTCAGCTCCAACTTCGGCCGCCGCGTGCACCCGGTCCACGGCGGCTGGCGCGACCACAACGGCACCGACTTCGCCGCCCCGGTCGGCACGCCGATCATGGCCACGTCGGACGGTACGATCGAATTCATCGGCACCCAGCGCGGCTTCGGCAACCTGATCGTGCTCAAGCACCGCAACGACATCACCACCCACTACGCCCACCTCAACGGCTTCGCCAAGGGCCTCGGCAAGGGCCAGAGCATCAGCCAGGGCGACGTGATCGGCTACGTGGGCTGCACCGGCTGGTGCACCGGCCCGCACCTGCACTACGAGGTGCACCTGAAGAAGGTGCCGGCCAATCCGATGACCGTCGCCTTGCCGATGGCGGATTCCTTCAACGACAAGGAGCTCGCCAAGTTCAGGCGCGACACCGCCCACCTGCGCCAGCGCTTCGCGCTGCTCAACTACGAGCTCGCCAGCGCGAACTGAGCGCATCGCGCGGAACATGCAAAACAAACGGGGCGCCGAAGCGCCCCGTTTTTCATTGCCGCCCTGACTGACGCGTCAGGCCGAGAACGACGAGCCGCAGCCGCAGGTGCTGGTCGCGTTCGGATTGCGAATCACGAACTGCGAGCCTTCCAGGCCTTCGGTGTAGTCGATCTCGGCGCCCAGCAGATACTGGTAGCTCATCGGATCGACCAGCAGCATCACGCCGTTCTTCTCGAACGTGGTGTCGTCCTCGTTCACTTCCTCATCGAAAGTGAAGCCGTACTGGAAGCCCGAGCAGCCGCCGCCCGACACGAAGACGCGCAGTTTGAGCTCGGGGTTGCCTTCCTCTTCGATCAGCTCGCGAACCTTGTTCGCGGCGCTGTCGGTAAAGACCAGGATATCGGGGGTTGCGACTTCTGCGCTCATGTTTTCTCCTCTGTAGGGGCGTGGTGCCACGGATGATGCGCCGTCCGCGGCCCAACCGTCAAAATCGGATCGTCGTCCGTGCTGCAAGTTCCCGTCAGGGGCTGACCGGAACGATGTCCAGGCCGGCTTCCTCGTCGAAGCCGAACATGATGTTGAGGTTCTGGATCGCCTGGCCGGCGGCACCCTTGACGAGGTTGTCGATCACCGACAGCACGACCACGGTGTCGCCGCCCTGCGGACGGTGAACCGCGATGCGGCAAAGGTTGGACGCCCGTACCGAGCGCGTCTCGGGGTGGCTGCCCGCCGGCATCACGTCCACAAAGGCCTCGCCCGCGTAGCGCTTCTCATAGAGCCCCTGCAGGTCGGAGGCGTCGACACCCGGTTTCAGACGACCGTAGAGCGTGGCATGGATGCCGCGGATCATCGGCGTCAGGTGCGGCACGAAGGTCAGCCCGACCTGCCGCCCCGCCGCGAGCGACAGCCCCTGGCGGATCTCGGGCAGGTGGCGGTGACCCGGCACACCGTAGGCCTTGAAGCTGTCCGCGGCCTCGGGCAGCAGGGTATGCACCTCGGCCTTGCGGCCGGCACCCGACACGCCCGATTTGGCGTCCGCGATCAGGTGCTCGGTGTCGATCAGGCCGGCCTCGACCAGCGGCAGGAAGCCGAGCTGGACTGCGGTCGGATAGCAGCCCGGGTTGGCGAGCACGCGCGCGCTGCGGATCTGCGCGCGATTGACCTCGGGCAGGCCGTACACCGCCTCGGCTACGAGCTCGGGCGCGGCGTGCTCCATGCCGTACCACTTCTGCCACTCGGCAACATCGCGGATGCGGAAGTCGGCGGCGAGGTCGATGACGCGCACCCCGGCGGCGACGAGCTCCGCAGCCTGCTTCATCGCGATGCCGTTGGGCGTGGCGAAGAAGACCGCATCGCAGTTCTCGAGCGCGGCGTCCTGCGGCGTGACGAACTTCAGGTTCACCCGCTTGCGCAGGCTGGGGAACATGTCCGACACCGCCATGCCCGCCTCGCCACGCGAGGTGATGGCGGTCAGCTCGACGTCGGGGTGACGCGCCAGCAGACGCAGCAGCTCGACGCCGGTGTATCCGGTCCCGCCTACAACTCCAACCTTGATCATGCTTGTTCCTCGCAGCGAAAGACTGAGGCGATGATTATCTCATCATCGGCGGACGCGGGCGCTTAACAAGGCGTTACCGCCGGGGCGAGCGACCGATGCGCATGCGCACGCACACGCGTTGCGACTGCCGTCCGAAAGCACGAAAGCCGCCCCATGGGGCGGCTTCGCGGATACTGCAGCGAGCGCGAAGATCAGCGCTTCGAGAACTGCTTGGCGCGGCGGGCCTTGCGCAGACCGACCTTCTTGCGCTCGACTTCACGGGCATCGCGGGTCACGAAGCCGGCGGCACGCAGCTCGCCCTTGAGCTCGGCGTTGTAGTCCACCAGCGCGCGGGTGATGCCGTGACGCACGGCGCCGGCCTGGCCGGACTCGCCGCCACCGACGACGTTGACCATGATGTCGAACTTGCCTTCGTTGCCGGTCAGGACCAGCGGCTGACGCACGATCATGCGGCCGGTCTCACGGGAGAAGAACTCGTCGACCGGCTTGCCGTTGACGACGATGTTGCCGGTGCCCGGCTTGATGAACACGCGAGCGACCGCAGTCTTGCGGCGGCCGGTACCGTAGTTGTAAGTGACAGCCATCTATCGGCTCCTTCAGATCTCGAGAACTTGCGGCTGCTGAGCGGTGTGCGGATGCGACGGACCCGCGTAGCACTTCAGCTTCTTCAGCATGGCGTAGCCCAGCGGGCCCTTCGGCAGCATGCCCTTCACCGCCTTCTCGAGCACACGCTCGGGGAAGCGCTGCTGGAGCTTGGTGAAGTTGGTTTCGTAGATACCGCCCGGGTAGCCCGAGTGACGGTAGTACTTCTTGTCCTGCGCCTTGTTACCGGTCACGCGCAGCTTGTCGACGTTGACCACGACGATGAAGTCGCCGGTATCGACGTGCGGAGTGTAGATGGCCTTGTGCTTGCCACGGAGGCGGCGGGCGACTTCGGCGGCGAGACGGCCAAGCACCTTGTCCGTGCCGTCGACAACGAACCAGTCGCGCTTGACCTCGTGCGGCTTGGCGGAAAACGTCTTCATGTGAATCCTCGATCTTTGTCGGGCCGTAACAGATGGCCGTCAAACGGAAAGCTCGCAATCCTACGACCAACACCCCGACTGTGTCAATCACAGGATTACGATGGCGAATGTTCGCGTGCGAAAGGCAAAAAAAACGCAGTCCGACCGGACTGCGTTAAATCCACACCAAAGGAGGAGGGTGGAGGAGACACCATTTGGATCGGCACAAGCTCATGGACTTCAACAGCTGCGTCTGCGATCCGACTGAGACGAATTATGCAGAGCCGGGCAGCCTGCTGCAACAGTTTTTTGTGCGCCGCAGAACGAAAGATTTGATTTATTGATCAGCTTTGTTTATTAGCTTTCAGCGTTTTGATTTATCTCAATTTTCAGCCCAGCTCACACCCTCCTCCCATGCCTCAGGGCGCCATTCTGATAAGCAGCGCACATCGATATTGTGCACCGCATCACTACGCCCCCGTATCGAACCCTGCCCTCCGGTTCACGAACGCCCGCCTCCACCCGACTGCCAGCCCATGCGGACCGACCCCGAATCGGGGCGCGCTCGTCGCAGCGATGTCGCGCTGCGGTAACATCCGCCCCTCGACGAACGAACATCGACGGGGCCACCCCGGGGAGCAGACAGGAATGGAATGCACGATCAAATGGCTGGACGGGATGAGCTTCATCGCCGAGACCGGCACCGGACACCTGGTCGCGATGGACGGTGCGCCGGACGCCGGCGGCCGCAACCTGGCGCCGCGGCCGATGGAACTGATGCTGGCCGGCGCGGGTGGATGCACCGCCTTCGACGTCGTGCTGATCCTCAAGCGCGGGCGTCACGACGTGCGCGGCTGCAGCGTGCGCCTCGTGGCCGAACGCGCCGACACCGACCCCAAGGTATTCACCCGCATCCGCTTCATCTACACCATCACCGGACGCAAGCTGAAGCGCGAGGCGGTCGAGCGCGCGGTGCATCTGTCGGCCGAGAAGTACTGCTCGGCCTCGATCATGCTCGCCAAGACCGCCGAGATCAGCCACGAGGTGGAGCTGGTCGACGCCGACTGAGCGCGACTGTCGCAAGCGGCGGGCGGCGCGCTCAGATCCGGTAGGTGACGGTGGTCATCACCCGCGCAGCGAGCTTCATCAGCCCCCTGGCCGGGGCGGGCAGTTCATGCGCACCGAGACGCACCGCGGTCTCGGCATGCTCGGCTTCGTCCGCCTTCATCTGCTCGACGATGGCGCGCGAGCGCTGGTCGGCGGCCGGCAGCGTGCCGAGGTGGCTCTTAAGATGCTGTTCCACCTGACGCTCGGTCTCGGCGAGGAAGCCGAGGTTCCAGCGCTCGCCGAAGCGCCCGGCGAGCATGCCGATGGCCAGCGCCCCGCCATACCAGAGCGGGTTGAGCAGGCTCTTGCGTCCGCCCAGTTCGGCGATGCGACGCTCGGTCCATGCCAGGTGCTCGGTTTCCTCCTGCGAGGCCTGGCGCAGCGTGTCGCGGATCGCCGGGTCGCCCGACATGATCGACTGCCCCTGGTAAAGGGCCTGCGCGCACACCTCCCCCACATGGTTGACCCGCATCAGCGCCGCGGCATGGGCGCGCTCGGCGTCACTCAGCGCGGCATCGGGTACGTCTTCCCCGGGTACCGGACGGACGCTGCGCGCGGGAGCGAAGACGGTGCGCAGCGCCTTGTCGAACTCGACGATGGCCTGATCGATCATTATCGACCTCCGTAGGGATGGCTGAGGTCGCGCCGCTGCTGGAGGAGCTGCAGCGCGTGCTTGCGGTCGCGCGGACCCGCCGGGCCATCGCAGAAATAGTCCCAGGCGAGCGCCGCGCGCGGCCGGTTGTAGGTGTTGTCGCCGATCGGCTGCCAGTCGCTGTTCTTCATCGCCACCCAGCTGCCATCCTTGCGGCCGCTGGCGTAGATGCGGCGCTCGCCGGTGGCGCAGCGGATGCCTTCGAAGGTCACGTTCTCGGCGCCGCCGGGCGTACGCACCACCAGCGTGTAGCGGACCACGCCGTCCTCGCCGACGCTGACGCTGCCCTCATCGACGAAGAACGCATTGGGGGACGGCGAGCCGATGTCGAACGCGCGCAGCCCCGCTTCCTGCGGCGCCGGCGGCATGGCCGCCTCGACCTCCTTCCAGTCGGGATCGGCATCGACGAGCAGGCCCGCGGATGCCGACATGGAAAAAGACGCGAGGGCCACGAGGCCCCCGCACAGACATTGCCTGAGGATCGGGTTCAAGAAAGCAAATCTCCGCACAGCGACTGCCGTACCGTCTCCGGCACGACATCGACCGTGACCGTGTAGTTGGGA
This genomic stretch from Thauera sp. GDN1 harbors:
- a CDS encoding peptidoglycan DD-metalloendopeptidase family protein, which translates into the protein MQARKTRILADLPARLLSRPRTWIAAGVTGVSLMGVVAATAVAPDTAPADIPFARVVETLPVPAASIAVEEAALPFVHTERIQAGDTLQAIFNRLRIDDAEALAHLSDADAGKQAIRQLRAGRSVTAVVSPEGRVMSFTLPIGNTAERVVLERGESGLALREAPSATQTKMVEMRSGTITSSLFGATDAAGLPDDVATQLATIFGTWIDFHSDLRKGDRFNVVYEAIYEDGNPVSAGRILAAEFINNGERHAVVLYRGPSGKEQYYSDDGESLQQGFLRSPLPFSRVSSNFGRRVHPVHGGWRDHNGTDFAAPVGTPIMATSDGTIEFIGTQRGFGNLIVLKHRNDITTHYAHLNGFAKGLGKGQSISQGDVIGYVGCTGWCTGPHLHYEVHLKKVPANPMTVALPMADSFNDKELAKFRRDTAHLRQRFALLNYELASAN
- the erpA gene encoding iron-sulfur cluster insertion protein ErpA codes for the protein MSAEVATPDILVFTDSAANKVRELIEEEGNPELKLRVFVSGGGCSGFQYGFTFDEEVNEDDTTFEKNGVMLLVDPMSYQYLLGAEIDYTEGLEGSQFVIRNPNATSTCGCGSSFSA
- the argC gene encoding N-acetyl-gamma-glutamyl-phosphate reductase; amino-acid sequence: MIKVGVVGGTGYTGVELLRLLARHPDVELTAITSRGEAGMAVSDMFPSLRKRVNLKFVTPQDAALENCDAVFFATPNGIAMKQAAELVAAGVRVIDLAADFRIRDVAEWQKWYGMEHAAPELVAEAVYGLPEVNRAQIRSARVLANPGCYPTAVQLGFLPLVEAGLIDTEHLIADAKSGVSGAGRKAEVHTLLPEAADSFKAYGVPGHRHLPEIRQGLSLAAGRQVGLTFVPHLTPMIRGIHATLYGRLKPGVDASDLQGLYEKRYAGEAFVDVMPAGSHPETRSVRASNLCRIAVHRPQGGDTVVVLSVIDNLVKGAAGQAIQNLNIMFGFDEEAGLDIVPVSP
- the rpsI gene encoding 30S ribosomal protein S9; the encoded protein is MAVTYNYGTGRRKTAVARVFIKPGTGNIVVNGKPVDEFFSRETGRMIVRQPLVLTGNEGKFDIMVNVVGGGESGQAGAVRHGITRALVDYNAELKGELRAAGFVTRDAREVERKKVGLRKARRAKQFSKR
- the rplM gene encoding 50S ribosomal protein L13, with translation MKTFSAKPHEVKRDWFVVDGTDKVLGRLAAEVARRLRGKHKAIYTPHVDTGDFIVVVNVDKLRVTGNKAQDKKYYRHSGYPGGIYETNFTKLQQRFPERVLEKAVKGMLPKGPLGYAMLKKLKCYAGPSHPHTAQQPQVLEI
- a CDS encoding OsmC family protein, with translation MECTIKWLDGMSFIAETGTGHLVAMDGAPDAGGRNLAPRPMELMLAGAGGCTAFDVVLILKRGRHDVRGCSVRLVAERADTDPKVFTRIRFIYTITGRKLKREAVERAVHLSAEKYCSASIMLAKTAEISHEVELVDAD
- the coq7 gene encoding 2-polyprenyl-3-methyl-6-methoxy-1,4-benzoquinone monooxygenase, whose protein sequence is MIDQAIVEFDKALRTVFAPARSVRPVPGEDVPDAALSDAERAHAAALMRVNHVGEVCAQALYQGQSIMSGDPAIRDTLRQASQEETEHLAWTERRIAELGGRKSLLNPLWYGGALAIGMLAGRFGERWNLGFLAETERQVEQHLKSHLGTLPAADQRSRAIVEQMKADEAEHAETAVRLGAHELPAPARGLMKLAARVMTTVTYRI
- a CDS encoding CNP1-like family protein, encoding MSASAGLLVDADPDWKEVEAAMPPAPQEAGLRAFDIGSPSPNAFFVDEGSVSVGEDGVVRYTLVVRTPGGAENVTFEGIRCATGERRIYASGRKDGSWVAMKNSDWQPIGDNTYNRPRAALAWDYFCDGPAGPRDRKHALQLLQQRRDLSHPYGGR